Proteins co-encoded in one Actinomadura luteofluorescens genomic window:
- a CDS encoding carbohydrate kinase family protein has translation MTVVTLGAHILDVLARPVEGIPEGQDTVVVEQIRVTAAGAAAGTAVALARLGNEVVSVGAIGDDDLGDLLVTIMTREGVDVGGLVRRTADQTSASILPIRPDGGRPSFHVPGANLTLAAGAVGPGLLGAASAVHLGGPDVTFGLNDPAFFAMLDAAREAGTVVTMDLLSTMPDLLDGAAAFLPHVDHFLPNEEQAALMTGEDDPEKAAAALLARGPGTVVVTLGGDGSLVATAEGAHRLPALPVEVVDTTGCGDAYCAGFITGLTRGRDVLEAARWGTAAAATVAQGLGSDARLTDLDAVLALLD, from the coding sequence ATGACCGTCGTCACTCTCGGCGCGCACATCCTGGACGTGCTCGCCCGCCCGGTGGAGGGCATCCCGGAGGGCCAGGACACCGTCGTCGTCGAGCAGATCCGGGTGACCGCGGCGGGCGCCGCCGCCGGGACCGCCGTCGCCCTGGCCCGGCTCGGCAACGAGGTCGTCTCGGTCGGCGCGATCGGCGACGACGACCTCGGCGACCTGCTGGTCACGATCATGACGCGCGAGGGCGTGGACGTGGGCGGGCTCGTCCGGCGGACGGCCGACCAGACCAGCGCGTCGATCCTGCCGATCCGGCCGGACGGCGGGCGGCCGAGCTTCCACGTCCCCGGCGCGAACCTGACCCTCGCCGCCGGCGCGGTCGGGCCGGGCCTGCTGGGCGCGGCGAGCGCGGTGCACCTCGGCGGCCCCGACGTCACGTTCGGCCTCAACGACCCGGCCTTCTTCGCCATGCTCGACGCCGCCCGCGAGGCCGGCACCGTCGTGACGATGGACCTGCTGTCCACCATGCCCGACCTGCTGGACGGCGCGGCCGCGTTCCTCCCGCACGTCGACCACTTCCTGCCGAACGAGGAGCAGGCCGCCCTCATGACCGGCGAGGACGACCCGGAGAAGGCCGCCGCCGCGCTGCTCGCGCGGGGGCCCGGCACGGTCGTCGTCACGCTCGGCGGGGACGGCAGCCTCGTCGCCACCGCCGAGGGCGCGCACCGGCTGCCCGCGCTGCCCGTCGAGGTCGTCGACACGACCGGCTGCGGCGACGCCTACTGCGCCGGGTTCATCACCGGCCTCACCCGCGGCAGGGACGTCCTGGAGGCCGCGCGCTGGGGCACCGCCGCGGCGGCCACCGTCGCCCAGGGGCTCGGCTCCGACGCCCGCCTCACGGACCTGGACGCGGTCCTCGCCCTGCTGGACTGA
- a CDS encoding class II aldolase/adducin family protein, with amino-acid sequence MLLRDERDALCAIGRRLAGTGLVTGASGNVSVRSGDLVAVTPGGMMLDRMEPADCPVVNIEGRWVDGDKAPSSETPMHLALYEATPAAAIVHTHSTYGAVVATTMSELPPIHYNTLLLGGVVKVAEYATYGTPELAENVRTAMAGGKRAALMANHGGVTIGRDLEEAYENARLLEWLCGVYVRAKAIGEPRILTEEELAEVVERGLAPPDFPRV; translated from the coding sequence ATGTTGTTGAGGGACGAGCGGGACGCGTTGTGCGCGATCGGCCGGCGGCTCGCCGGGACCGGGCTGGTGACGGGCGCGTCCGGCAACGTCAGCGTCCGGTCGGGCGATCTGGTCGCGGTCACCCCGGGCGGGATGATGCTCGACCGGATGGAGCCCGCCGACTGCCCGGTCGTGAACATCGAGGGCCGGTGGGTGGACGGCGACAAGGCGCCGTCGTCCGAGACGCCGATGCACCTCGCCCTCTACGAGGCGACCCCGGCCGCCGCCATCGTGCACACGCACTCCACCTACGGCGCCGTCGTGGCGACGACCATGTCCGAGCTGCCGCCGATCCACTACAACACGCTCCTGCTCGGCGGCGTGGTGAAGGTCGCCGAGTACGCCACCTACGGGACGCCCGAACTGGCCGAGAACGTCCGGACGGCCATGGCGGGCGGCAAGCGCGCCGCGCTGATGGCCAACCACGGGGGCGTCACGATCGGCCGCGACCTGGAGGAGGCGTACGAGAACGCGCGCCTTCTGGAGTGGCTGTGCGGCGTGTACGTCCGCGCCAAGGCGATCGGGGAGCCACGGATCCTGACGGAGGAGGAGTTGGCGGAAGTGGTCGAGCGGGGGCTGGCGCCGCCCGACTTCCCCCGCGTGTAA
- a CDS encoding enoyl-CoA hydratase: protein MPFVLVDRPRPNVTLITLNRPERMNAMAFDVMVPFREALEEVSRDNETRVVVITGAGRGFCSGADLENPGSIPGIDGLTLPTIALRSMELLDDVVRAMRRVHQPVIAAVNGPAIGGGLCLSLAADIRLGADTALFRAAGINNGLTASELGLSYLLPRAIGASRAFELMLSGRDVEAAEAERIGLLSRVVPGDKLLDACYELAERIAGFSRPGTELTKRMLWSSLDAASLDAHMGQEGLAQLYVRLTTHNFEEAIKARREHRPPDFQD, encoded by the coding sequence TTGCCCTTCGTCCTGGTCGACAGGCCGCGCCCGAACGTCACCCTGATCACCCTCAACCGGCCCGAGCGCATGAACGCGATGGCATTCGACGTGATGGTCCCGTTCCGGGAGGCCCTGGAAGAGGTCAGCCGCGACAACGAGACCCGCGTCGTCGTGATCACCGGCGCCGGACGGGGGTTCTGCTCCGGCGCCGACCTGGAGAATCCGGGGAGCATCCCGGGCATCGACGGGCTGACGCTCCCGACGATCGCGCTCCGCTCGATGGAGCTGCTGGACGACGTGGTGCGGGCGATGCGGCGCGTCCACCAGCCGGTCATCGCGGCGGTCAACGGCCCGGCGATCGGCGGCGGCCTGTGCCTGTCGCTCGCAGCCGACATCCGGCTCGGCGCGGACACGGCCCTGTTCCGCGCGGCCGGGATCAACAACGGGCTGACCGCGAGCGAGCTCGGCCTCAGCTACCTGCTGCCGCGCGCGATCGGCGCGTCCCGGGCGTTCGAGCTGATGCTGTCCGGACGCGACGTCGAGGCCGCCGAGGCCGAGCGGATCGGCCTGCTGTCGCGCGTCGTCCCCGGCGACAAGCTCCTCGACGCCTGCTACGAGCTGGCCGAGCGGATCGCCGGGTTCAGCCGCCCCGGCACCGAGCTGACGAAGCGGATGCTGTGGTCGAGCCTGGACGCCGCGAGCCTGGACGCCCACATGGGGCAGGAGGGCCTCGCCCAGCTGTACGTCCGCCTCACCACCCACAACTTCGAAGAGGCGATCAAGGCGCGGAGGGAGCACCGCCCCCCGGACTTCCAGGACTGA